One window of Lycium ferocissimum isolate CSIRO_LF1 unplaced genomic scaffold, AGI_CSIRO_Lferr_CH_V1 ctg6624, whole genome shotgun sequence genomic DNA carries:
- the LOC132045423 gene encoding uncharacterized protein LOC132045423 — translation MFEDFVFDTAPSAYFAPGAAQEPSHQASQEAVDTQVHSSTPVDPSPALSPASGPTQETVEEPSQEPSHQASQEAVDTQVHSSAPVDGSPDEIDEEACYEPLLPPTVISHRKHVMNRGSDRKK, via the exons ATGTTCGAGGACTTCGTGTTTGATACGGCACCATCTGCATATTTTGCTCCGGGGGCCGCTCAGGAGCCCTCTCATCAGGCATCTCAGGAGGccgtcgacacacag gttcattcttctACGCCTGTGGACCCATCTCCTGCTCTATCTCCTGCTTCGGGGCCCACTCAGGAGACCGTTGAGGAGCCATCTCAGGAGCCCTCTCACCAGGCATCTCAGGAGGccgtcgacacacag gttcattccTCTGCGCCTGTGGACGGGTCTCCTGATGAGATTGACGAGGAAGCATGTTATGAACCACTCCTACCGCCCACCGTCATCTCCCATAGGAAGCATGTTATGAACCGAGGTTCGGATCGAAAGAAGTGA